Proteins found in one bacterium genomic segment:
- a CDS encoding ABC transporter substrate-binding protein encodes MPRVLRAVTAVLVIAVGVAAAYGTVFSSPGTPLTVNDYVGGITSSAPQDFAADAEGIFAKHNLRVNFVILEGTSQAVQAVAADRTGRAFVQGDILDEMLLADKNPSAPPLIGIAGNEPRNPVALIFLQSSGIKSPRDLAGKTIGVPTGSLSEQYLDIFLQKQGIAKDKVRIQNIGFGALHPALMQKRVDAICEFARGLASLDIVAKQQGQQIGSFLFGDYHMPSPLGAVVVQKGLVDRNPGTAGAIAAALNEGLYLCVVKPDQCIKDFIAKNPGRDYDQTLAEWKVALKAQYGLDAGTVRKMKPLQLGWFDPQLVAATLPELKAMFKIEKAFSPTTLYTNRFAEHP; translated from the coding sequence ATGCCTCGTGTTCTCAGAGCCGTGACCGCGGTCCTCGTGATTGCCGTCGGCGTCGCCGCCGCCTACGGCACCGTCTTCTCGAGTCCCGGGACGCCCCTGACGGTGAACGACTACGTCGGCGGGATTACCAGCAGTGCGCCTCAGGACTTTGCCGCGGACGCGGAGGGAATCTTCGCCAAGCACAACCTCAGGGTGAACTTCGTAATCCTGGAGGGCACCTCCCAGGCCGTCCAGGCCGTCGCGGCCGACCGGACGGGCCGCGCCTTCGTGCAGGGAGATATCCTGGACGAGATGCTGCTGGCCGACAAGAACCCCAGCGCGCCCCCGCTCATCGGCATCGCCGGGAACGAGCCGAGGAATCCGGTGGCCCTGATCTTCTTGCAGTCGAGCGGCATTAAGTCCCCCCGCGACCTGGCCGGCAAGACGATCGGGGTCCCGACCGGCAGCCTGTCCGAACAGTACCTCGACATCTTCCTCCAGAAGCAGGGGATCGCCAAGGACAAGGTGAGGATTCAGAACATCGGCTTCGGCGCGCTCCATCCGGCGCTGATGCAGAAGCGGGTCGACGCCATCTGCGAGTTCGCGCGGGGCCTGGCCAGCCTCGACATCGTCGCGAAGCAGCAGGGCCAGCAGATCGGATCGTTCCTGTTCGGCGATTACCACATGCCTTCGCCGCTGGGCGCCGTGGTGGTCCAGAAGGGCCTCGTGGACAGGAATCCGGGGACCGCGGGGGCGATCGCCGCCGCGCTCAACGAAGGGCTTTACTTGTGCGTGGTCAAGCCGGATCAATGCATCAAAGACTTCATCGCCAAGAATCCGGGCCGTGACTACGATCAGACGCTGGCGGAGTGGAAGGTCGCGCTCAAGGCGCAGTACGGGCTGGACGCCGGGACGGTCCGGAAGATGAAGCCGCTCCAGCTGGGGTGGTTCGATCCACAGCTCGTCGCGGCGACGCTTCCGGAGCTCAAGGCGATGTTCAAGATCGAGAAGGCCTTCAGCCCGACAACCCTCTACACGAACCGGTTCGCCGAGCACCCGTAG
- a CDS encoding DUF3830 family protein: MRKLLFELSGTSAVAEMHDDVVPKTCDAVWNALPLEGMAIHANWSSREIMLHLHGEKILRLPPEGPARRGTTAPGDIVYFWRSPRMSRGKQLAYSAEFQRELSELAIFYGDPAAGGRAADDPARSGRDSILQVSTLFAAFIDIPKAFARKCEAIRHHGLQKLVVRRLDQ; the protein is encoded by the coding sequence ATGAGGAAGCTGCTCTTCGAGTTGAGCGGAACGAGCGCCGTCGCCGAGATGCACGACGACGTCGTGCCGAAGACCTGCGACGCCGTCTGGAACGCGCTGCCGCTGGAAGGGATGGCGATCCACGCCAACTGGTCGAGCCGCGAGATCATGCTGCATCTTCACGGCGAGAAGATCCTTCGACTGCCCCCCGAAGGGCCGGCCCGGCGCGGCACCACCGCACCCGGTGACATCGTGTACTTCTGGCGATCCCCCCGGATGTCGCGCGGCAAGCAGCTGGCCTACAGCGCGGAGTTCCAGCGGGAGCTGTCCGAGCTCGCCATCTTCTACGGCGACCCCGCCGCCGGAGGCCGGGCCGCGGACGACCCGGCGCGCAGCGGCCGGGACTCGATCCTTCAAGTTTCCACGCTCTTCGCCGCGTTCATCGACATCCCCAAGGCCTTCGCGCGGAAGTGCGAAGCGATCCGCCATCACGGCCTGCAGAAGCTCGTCGTGAGGAGACTCGACCAATGA
- a CDS encoding LLM class flavin-dependent oxidoreductase, giving the protein MAPVEPLKKVVSVARLAEELGFEHFVHADQRFSGEKDVFVTLAADALSTTTIKLGPCVSDPYCRIPAMLATAVASLDELSGGRALLALGAGGSGFAEMHLERKHVNEALRETITMVRGLFSGEAVNFDGRLFKLTNARLRFEVRPDIPILIASRSPLNLELAGEIADGAIIATYVSKAQLAFAIERVRAGAWKARRRLEDVRLISWVYTSISDDGRQAVENVRPFVTQALVNTSPEAYPAILEGFDEALPPFLVQCRERGRAGLEAAYRDRRYLTDEVIKRFSVAGTAEDCIKKIEEIRSFGIDEIWLRCFSAPRSEVEHEKVIVPFAEKVMPRFR; this is encoded by the coding sequence ATGGCGCCGGTGGAGCCGCTGAAGAAAGTCGTTTCGGTGGCGAGACTGGCCGAGGAACTCGGCTTCGAACACTTCGTCCACGCCGATCAGCGATTTTCGGGTGAGAAGGACGTCTTCGTGACGCTCGCCGCCGACGCTCTGAGCACCACGACGATCAAGCTCGGACCGTGCGTGTCCGATCCGTACTGCCGGATCCCGGCGATGCTCGCCACCGCCGTCGCGAGCCTCGACGAACTTTCGGGCGGGCGGGCCCTCCTTGCCCTGGGCGCCGGCGGATCCGGATTCGCGGAGATGCACCTCGAGCGGAAGCATGTCAACGAGGCCCTCCGCGAAACGATCACCATGGTGCGGGGGCTGTTCAGCGGTGAAGCGGTCAACTTCGACGGCCGGCTGTTCAAGCTCACCAACGCCCGCCTGCGGTTTGAAGTGCGGCCGGACATCCCGATTCTCATCGCGAGCAGAAGTCCGCTGAACCTCGAGCTCGCGGGCGAGATCGCGGACGGCGCGATCATCGCGACCTACGTGTCGAAGGCGCAGCTGGCGTTCGCGATCGAGCGGGTGCGGGCCGGAGCCTGGAAGGCGCGCCGGCGCCTGGAGGACGTCCGGCTGATTTCGTGGGTCTACACCTCGATCTCCGACGACGGACGGCAGGCCGTGGAGAACGTCAGGCCGTTCGTAACGCAGGCGCTGGTGAATACCTCCCCGGAGGCCTACCCCGCCATCCTCGAGGGCTTTGACGAAGCCCTGCCGCCCTTCCTCGTGCAGTGCCGGGAGCGGGGACGGGCGGGGCTGGAGGCGGCGTACCGGGACCGGCGGTATCTCACCGACGAGGTCATCAAGCGGTTCTCGGTCGCGGGCACGGCCGAGGATTGCATCAAAAAAATCGAAGAGATCAGGTCCTTCGGCATCGACGAGATCTGGTTGCGGTGCTTTTCCGCTCCGCGGTCCGAGGTGGAGCACGAGAAAGTGATCGTGCCGTTCGCCGAAAAAGTGATGCCGAGGTTCAGGTAG
- a CDS encoding ABC transporter permease: MAPIGSPRKLGLPGLADYGLPILSFVAGIVLWQLVVQLLRIPAYLFPSPLAIAQVFFTGHVNWLQQTLITLNEAVTGSVIGIVVGFAIALVITLSPILSKILMPYIVALQVLPKVAIAPIIYILLGFTNTSRILLIVILTFFPIVINVSTGLTDVDRNLIYLLQSLRAGRATIFYKVRLPNSLPYFFDGLKIGVSGALVGAIVAEFVSSNAGLGFLILNSQYTFNTVAAFGAFTILTALGLLLYGIVVVLARQLMPWYRSS, encoded by the coding sequence GTGGCGCCGATCGGCAGCCCGAGAAAACTTGGCCTGCCGGGGCTGGCCGACTACGGCCTGCCGATTCTCTCTTTCGTCGCCGGCATCGTCCTGTGGCAGCTCGTGGTGCAGCTGTTGCGAATCCCGGCGTACCTGTTCCCGTCGCCCTTGGCGATCGCGCAAGTCTTCTTCACCGGCCACGTCAACTGGCTGCAGCAGACGCTGATCACCCTGAACGAGGCCGTCACGGGCTCCGTAATCGGCATCGTCGTGGGTTTTGCGATCGCCCTCGTGATCACGCTCTCGCCGATCCTGAGCAAGATCCTCATGCCGTACATCGTGGCGCTTCAGGTACTGCCGAAGGTGGCGATCGCGCCGATCATCTACATACTGCTGGGCTTCACCAACACGTCGAGGATCCTGCTGATCGTGATCCTCACGTTCTTTCCGATCGTCATCAACGTGAGCACCGGCCTGACCGACGTCGATCGCAACCTGATCTACCTCCTGCAGTCGCTCCGCGCCGGCAGGGCGACGATCTTCTACAAGGTGCGGCTCCCCAATTCCCTTCCGTACTTCTTCGACGGACTGAAGATCGGCGTGTCGGGCGCCCTGGTCGGCGCGATCGTCGCGGAGTTCGTCAGCTCCAACGCGGGCCTCGGCTTCCTCATTCTGAACTCGCAGTATACGTTCAACACCGTGGCGGCGTTCGGCGCGTTCACCATCCTGACGGCGCTGGGCCTGCTGCTGTACGGCATCGTCGTGGTGCTCGCGCGGCAGCTCATGCCGTGGTACCGGTCGAGTTAG
- a CDS encoding RraA family protein: protein MDATATAALFRDLTTPHVADACLRTGVEVRCAPAGVRALDPAKRAAGPVRPVRHYGSVDIFLEALEETSPGEMMVIDNAGRLDEACVGDLIVLEAKQAGLAGIVIWGLHRDTPELLEIELPLFSLGGCPTGPLRLDPREADALRSARVGPWTVGAADVAVGDANGIVFVPAARAQEIAVLARSIRDTERVQSEKMRRGSSLRAQLRFREFLDRRAVTPSVTFRDHLRRIGGAIEE from the coding sequence CAACGGCCGCCCTCTTCCGAGATCTGACCACGCCGCACGTCGCCGACGCGTGCCTCCGCACCGGCGTGGAAGTGCGCTGCGCCCCCGCCGGCGTTCGTGCGCTCGATCCGGCGAAGCGGGCGGCCGGCCCGGTGCGCCCCGTCCGCCACTACGGCAGCGTCGATATCTTCCTCGAAGCGTTGGAAGAGACGTCCCCGGGCGAGATGATGGTGATCGACAACGCCGGCCGCCTGGACGAGGCGTGCGTCGGCGATCTGATCGTTCTGGAAGCGAAGCAGGCGGGACTCGCGGGGATCGTCATCTGGGGCCTGCACCGCGACACGCCCGAACTCCTGGAAATCGAACTGCCGCTCTTCAGCCTCGGCGGGTGCCCGACGGGCCCGCTGCGGCTGGACCCGCGTGAAGCCGATGCTCTGCGGTCGGCCCGCGTCGGTCCATGGACCGTGGGCGCCGCCGACGTCGCGGTCGGCGACGCGAACGGTATCGTCTTCGTGCCCGCGGCGAGGGCGCAAGAGATCGCGGTCCTCGCCCGGTCGATTCGGGACACCGAGCGCGTCCAGTCGGAGAAGATGCGCCGCGGCTCGTCGCTGCGCGCGCAGCTGCGGTTTCGGGAGTTCCTCGATCGGCGCGCGGTGACTCCGTCCGTTACCTTTCGCGATCATCTGCGCCGCATCGGCGGCGCGATCGAAGAGTAG
- a CDS encoding DUF3830 family protein — MRLSRKIRISLPGDDISAIADLLDEDCPDTCEAIWRLLPLRVKAIHDIWSGHLVLAHLDNKFVLPPENVLTYLPVPGDIFYYYRPAHYFRGSPYGRAESAEIGIVYDRDTRPQGPRGPEAVNLFANISAGLEGFAEACEDMIYRGQKDLLIEKLG; from the coding sequence GTGCGTCTGTCACGTAAAATCCGGATCTCTTTGCCGGGCGACGACATCTCCGCGATCGCCGACCTTCTCGACGAGGACTGCCCCGACACCTGCGAGGCGATCTGGCGCCTCTTGCCGCTGCGCGTGAAGGCGATTCACGACATTTGGTCCGGGCATCTGGTGTTGGCCCACCTCGACAACAAGTTCGTGCTGCCGCCCGAAAACGTCCTCACCTACCTGCCCGTTCCGGGCGACATCTTCTATTACTACAGGCCCGCGCACTACTTCCGGGGCTCGCCCTACGGGCGAGCCGAATCGGCGGAGATCGGCATCGTCTACGACCGGGACACGCGGCCGCAGGGGCCGCGGGGCCCGGAAGCCGTCAACCTCTTTGCGAACATCTCCGCCGGTCTGGAAGGCTTCGCGGAGGCGTGCGAAGACATGATCTACCGCGGCCAAAAAGACCTCCTCATCGAGAAATTGGGGTGA
- a CDS encoding ABC transporter ATP-binding protein, giving the protein MNSVVVLEHVSKHYTTVKGNEVQAVKDVSLSVRTGETVAIVGPSGCGKSTLLRLIAGVEQPGSGSIRRETAGGQFVVGYVFQDSSLMRWRTVYDNVKLPLEVVKKQDLGTVDRLIGMVGMKGFERSYPIELSGGMQRRVSIARAFVHEPSIALMDEPFTGVDELTKEALQTELGTLIRTLRATALLVTHDIEEAVFLSDRILVMSPRPGEIVEEVPVRLPPARDPAMRSHVEFVAAANKVRAKLLEMHAMRVDAAT; this is encoded by the coding sequence ATGAACTCCGTCGTCGTCCTGGAGCACGTCAGCAAACACTACACGACCGTCAAGGGGAACGAGGTCCAGGCGGTCAAGGACGTCTCCCTGTCGGTGCGCACGGGCGAGACCGTCGCGATTGTCGGACCGAGCGGGTGCGGTAAGAGCACGCTCCTCCGCCTGATCGCGGGGGTCGAGCAGCCCGGAAGCGGGAGCATCCGCCGGGAGACGGCCGGCGGGCAGTTCGTCGTCGGGTACGTCTTCCAGGATTCGAGCCTGATGCGGTGGAGGACCGTCTACGACAACGTCAAGCTGCCGCTGGAGGTCGTCAAGAAACAGGATTTGGGGACCGTCGACCGGCTGATCGGCATGGTCGGCATGAAGGGGTTCGAGCGGAGTTATCCGATCGAACTGTCCGGCGGCATGCAGCGGCGGGTCTCGATCGCGCGCGCCTTCGTGCACGAGCCGTCGATCGCCCTGATGGACGAGCCGTTTACCGGCGTAGACGAACTGACCAAAGAGGCCCTGCAGACCGAGCTGGGCACCCTGATCCGAACGCTCCGCGCCACCGCCCTGCTCGTGACCCACGACATCGAGGAAGCGGTTTTCCTCTCCGATCGGATCCTCGTCATGTCGCCCAGGCCGGGCGAGATCGTCGAAGAAGTGCCGGTGCGCCTGCCGCCCGCCAGAGATCCGGCGATGCGCTCCCACGTCGAATTCGTCGCCGCGGCCAACAAGGTCCGCGCGAAACTCCTGGAGATGCATGCGATGCGGGTCGACGCGGCTACCTGA
- a CDS encoding XRE family transcriptional regulator → MAVAVRPVTGVNILDLGIRIREERQRRELSLADLAGRAGVSRSMLSGVERGQKVPTVLVLDRIATGLGTSIARLLGEPQTRDVVLLRREDQDVARDPSGWERRILSPVLRGVEFEFMRTTIGPGVNAGEFSPHAPGSREYVAVEQGALRLTIGGTPYTLRPGDSIYYDGNCRHEFANPGRVPCVYYLAMDLAGDPRRAGHLSGQRRRGPRR, encoded by the coding sequence ATGGCGGTCGCCGTTCGTCCGGTAACCGGTGTCAACATCCTCGACCTTGGCATCCGGATTCGCGAGGAACGTCAACGGCGTGAGCTGTCGCTCGCCGATCTCGCCGGACGCGCCGGTGTGAGCCGAAGCATGTTGTCGGGCGTCGAACGGGGGCAGAAGGTACCGACGGTCCTCGTCCTCGACCGCATCGCGACGGGCCTCGGCACAAGCATCGCCCGGCTGCTCGGCGAGCCGCAGACGCGCGACGTCGTGCTGTTGCGCCGCGAGGATCAGGACGTGGCGCGAGATCCGTCCGGCTGGGAACGCCGGATTCTTTCGCCCGTGCTTCGAGGCGTCGAGTTCGAGTTCATGCGCACGACGATCGGTCCCGGTGTCAACGCGGGCGAATTTTCCCCGCATGCGCCGGGGTCCCGCGAATACGTCGCCGTCGAGCAGGGCGCGTTGCGGCTCACCATCGGCGGAACACCGTATACACTTCGTCCCGGCGACAGCATCTACTACGATGGAAACTGCCGGCACGAGTTTGCCAACCCTGGTCGCGTGCCGTGCGTCTACTACCTCGCGATGGACCTGGCGGGAGATCCGAGGCGCGCCGGCCATCTCTCCGGCCAGCGGCGGCGCGGGCCCCGTCGATGA
- a CDS encoding isoprenylcysteine carboxylmethyltransferase family protein, translating to MPIGALIAALAGTLFIWSSRTLRAAGTPVAGNRPTTAIVKVGPYRFSRNPIYLAFSLFQTGIALGVADAWIFITLVPAISVMSLVVIPREERYLEARFGTEYTSYKAGVRRWL from the coding sequence GTGCCGATCGGCGCCCTGATCGCGGCTCTTGCCGGCACGCTCTTCATCTGGTCGAGCCGAACATTACGCGCCGCGGGCACACCCGTCGCCGGGAATCGCCCCACCACCGCCATCGTCAAGGTCGGGCCGTACCGCTTCAGTCGAAACCCCATCTACCTCGCGTTCTCGCTGTTTCAGACCGGGATCGCGCTCGGGGTCGCCGACGCGTGGATCTTCATCACGCTCGTCCCGGCGATTTCCGTGATGTCCCTCGTCGTCATCCCCCGCGAGGAGCGATATCTCGAAGCCCGCTTTGGTACGGAGTACACGAGCTACAAGGCGGGTGTCCGGCGCTGGTTGTAG
- a CDS encoding DUF3830 family protein → MTRVKITLGSVEAFAELAEQDAPESAKWLKKMLPIEAQAIHSMENGREVYAVLDTPGRVPEENQTIYQTVGDLFLYYKPAIFVEPEWPRHVRDVLVIGFIYERDSAVRGIDGPLATNLVGRITEGIDALAHEAPRMRREGMGKMRLSLA, encoded by the coding sequence ATGACGCGGGTGAAAATCACGCTGGGAAGCGTCGAGGCGTTCGCGGAACTGGCCGAGCAGGACGCGCCCGAGAGCGCGAAATGGCTCAAGAAGATGCTTCCGATCGAGGCGCAGGCGATCCACAGCATGGAGAACGGCCGCGAAGTTTACGCCGTGCTCGATACTCCCGGCCGCGTCCCGGAAGAGAATCAGACGATCTACCAGACCGTCGGTGATCTGTTCCTGTACTACAAACCGGCCATCTTCGTCGAACCCGAGTGGCCCAGGCACGTCCGCGACGTGCTCGTCATCGGCTTCATCTACGAGCGTGACAGCGCGGTACGGGGCATCGACGGCCCGCTCGCGACGAATCTCGTCGGGAGGATCACCGAGGGGATCGACGCCCTCGCGCACGAGGCCCCGCGGATGCGTCGCGAAGGCATGGGGAAGATGCGCCTCAGCCTCGCCTAG
- a CDS encoding NAD(P)-dependent oxidoreductase translates to MRVFVVGASGAIGTRLVPQLTARGHEVIGTFRSPGHAERVRALGAEPIRLDLLDAGAVRKAVLEAKPEAIVHEATALTNLRDFKHFDRSFAQTNRLRTEGTDALLAAARAAGVRRFVAQSFASMRYAREGGPVKTEDDPLDPTPVAAMRETAAAMRRLDETVTGAGGIALRYGGFYGAPNDGMLEAVRKGRFPIVGDGGGIFSFIHLEDAAAATVLALERGRAGIYHVVDDEPAPMREWLPVLASVLGAKPPRRVSPWLARLFAGEAMVVMATGSRGASNAKAKRELGWTLRYPSWREGFVAAFAPAGRRADAGLVAS, encoded by the coding sequence ATGCGGGTTTTCGTTGTGGGAGCAAGCGGTGCAATCGGTACTCGACTCGTCCCTCAATTGACCGCTCGAGGCCACGAGGTGATCGGCACCTTCCGATCGCCGGGGCACGCCGAACGTGTGCGCGCGCTCGGCGCGGAGCCGATCCGGCTTGATCTGCTCGACGCCGGCGCCGTGCGCAAGGCGGTGCTCGAGGCCAAACCCGAGGCGATCGTCCACGAGGCGACCGCGCTGACGAACCTGCGCGACTTCAAGCACTTCGACCGCAGTTTCGCGCAGACCAATCGGCTGCGAACCGAAGGCACCGACGCGCTCCTGGCCGCCGCGCGCGCGGCCGGCGTTCGGCGGTTCGTCGCCCAGAGCTTCGCCAGCATGCGGTACGCGCGCGAGGGCGGGCCCGTCAAAACCGAGGACGATCCGCTCGACCCCACGCCCGTGGCGGCGATGCGGGAAACCGCCGCCGCGATGCGCCGCCTGGACGAGACCGTCACGGGCGCGGGTGGGATCGCCCTTCGCTACGGCGGCTTCTACGGCGCGCCGAACGATGGAATGCTCGAGGCGGTGCGCAAAGGGAGGTTCCCAATCGTCGGCGACGGCGGCGGGATCTTCTCGTTCATCCACCTCGAGGACGCCGCGGCGGCGACCGTGCTCGCGCTCGAACGCGGCCGCGCCGGCATCTACCACGTCGTTGACGACGAGCCGGCGCCGATGCGCGAGTGGCTCCCGGTGCTCGCGAGCGTGCTCGGGGCCAAGCCCCCCCGCCGTGTCTCCCCCTGGCTTGCACGGCTGTTCGCGGGCGAAGCCATGGTCGTGATGGCCACCGGGTCCCGCGGTGCCTCGAACGCGAAGGCGAAGCGCGAGCTCGGTTGGACGCTGCGCTACCCGAGCTGGCGGGAAGGCTTCGTGGCCGCCTTCGCGCCGGCGGGCCGAAGGGCGGATGCGGGACTCGTCGCAAGTTAG
- a CDS encoding DinB family protein, with the protein MLTSIPEFVRYFEGVRRRTLAAVDRVTPGILDWAPRPGALDCGTIIRHLAGAERFFVVKVAEDRWTDALDPGPRLDLEASRELLAATHREQMPRLLALPDARLRDRVRDLEGREVRVWRLLMGMAEHEIHHRSQLNSRLSAAGIGAPQIFGYRMEEVIARARAERP; encoded by the coding sequence GTGCTGACGTCGATCCCGGAGTTCGTTCGGTACTTCGAGGGTGTCCGCCGCCGAACGCTCGCCGCGGTGGACCGCGTCACGCCTGGGATCCTCGACTGGGCGCCCCGGCCGGGCGCACTCGACTGCGGCACCATCATCCGGCATCTCGCCGGCGCCGAACGGTTCTTCGTGGTCAAAGTGGCTGAAGACCGCTGGACGGACGCGCTCGACCCCGGACCGAGGCTCGACCTCGAGGCGTCTCGCGAGCTCTTGGCCGCCACTCACCGGGAGCAGATGCCTCGGCTTCTGGCGTTGCCCGATGCGCGGCTGCGGGACCGGGTTCGGGATCTCGAAGGCCGAGAGGTCCGGGTCTGGCGCCTGCTGATGGGCATGGCGGAGCACGAGATTCATCACCGCAGCCAGCTGAACAGCCGGCTGTCGGCGGCCGGCATCGGCGCGCCGCAGATCTTCGGTTACCGCATGGAAGAGGTGATCGCGCGCGCCCGCGCTGAACGTCCCTGA
- a CDS encoding DUF1801 domain-containing protein codes for MKSASAQIDERIKTLGDWRGKTLAKVRELIHEAAPEIVEEWKWVKPTNPGIPVWSHNGGICTGETYKHAVKLTFFRGAALNDPSRLFNSSLEGGVRRAIDIHEGDKLNEGALKALIRAAVALNLRGANKPDRRRTNGRRAR; via the coding sequence ATGAAATCCGCCTCGGCACAAATCGACGAAAGGATCAAGACGCTGGGGGACTGGCGCGGGAAGACGCTCGCAAAAGTGCGCGAGCTGATCCATGAGGCGGCCCCCGAGATCGTCGAGGAGTGGAAATGGGTGAAACCCACGAACCCTGGGATCCCGGTCTGGTCCCATAACGGCGGTATTTGTACGGGCGAGACCTACAAGCACGCGGTCAAGCTGACGTTCTTCAGGGGGGCGGCGTTGAATGATCCTTCACGTTTATTCAACTCCAGCCTGGAGGGCGGTGTTCGGCGCGCCATCGACATCCACGAAGGGGACAAGCTCAATGAGGGGGCCTTGAAGGCTCTTATCCGCGCCGCGGTGGCCCTCAATCTCCGGGGCGCGAACAAGCCGGATCGCCGGCGAACCAACGGCAGGCGAGCCCGCTAG
- a CDS encoding pyridoxal-dependent decarboxylase, with product MTRRRRARVKVRSAAAVDTGRGGAAPRDEPRTLAMSPAEFRRLGHRAVDLVAEYLAGARDRPVYRPMTVEQRRALLEQPLPDDGLSPEAALRRLQESVLPHPMGNGHPRFFGWVNAPPAPVAVLGELLAAAINPSCAGGDHAAIYLERCAVRWLAALLGYPLEGGTGLLVSGGSMASLTCLAAARQRAVAALGGDVRREGLVGRPRLVLYMSEEGHSCLRKSAELLGLGAEAIRTVPVDAAWRLDAGALREAIAEDREAGRVPFCVCASAGTVNTGAIDPLEAIADICRAERLWYHVDGAYGAPGVLDPSAAGRYAGMARADSLAVDPHKWLSVPVECGCAFVRDARLLRETFSLVPPYLQTEEGKGFGGLPWYSEYGFQQTRGFRALKLWMTLAHLGRRGAAMHVARHIALARRLGEMVNAAPDLELMAPVTLSIVCFRYAPDGRRGGDGGLDDLNKAIMQEVQAGGEAFLTNAVLRGRFALRACILHYATTEADLAALVDVVRRTGRRLARPRRSSRR from the coding sequence ATGACCCGCCGCCGCCGTGCTCGTGTCAAGGTGCGATCGGCGGCCGCGGTCGATACCGGACGCGGCGGCGCCGCGCCCCGCGACGAGCCGCGGACGCTCGCGATGAGCCCCGCGGAGTTCCGGCGCCTCGGCCACCGCGCGGTCGACCTGGTGGCGGAGTACCTCGCCGGCGCTCGCGACAGGCCGGTGTACCGGCCGATGACCGTCGAGCAGCGCCGCGCCCTGCTCGAGCAGCCGCTCCCTGACGACGGCCTCTCCCCCGAAGCGGCGCTTCGCCGGCTTCAGGAATCCGTGCTGCCCCATCCGATGGGCAACGGCCACCCGCGCTTCTTCGGGTGGGTCAACGCGCCGCCGGCGCCGGTCGCGGTGCTGGGCGAGCTGCTCGCCGCGGCGATAAACCCGAGCTGCGCGGGCGGGGACCACGCCGCGATCTATCTCGAACGCTGCGCGGTCCGGTGGCTCGCCGCCCTGCTCGGGTATCCGCTCGAGGGCGGGACGGGCCTGCTCGTGAGCGGCGGCTCGATGGCGTCGCTGACCTGCCTCGCCGCGGCCCGTCAGCGCGCGGTGGCGGCGCTCGGGGGCGACGTGCGCCGGGAGGGGCTCGTTGGGCGGCCCCGCCTCGTGCTGTACATGTCCGAAGAGGGGCACAGCTGCCTGCGCAAGTCGGCCGAGCTGCTCGGGCTCGGCGCGGAGGCGATCCGCACGGTTCCGGTCGACGCGGCGTGGCGGCTCGACGCCGGCGCGCTGCGGGAGGCGATCGCGGAGGACCGCGAGGCGGGGCGCGTGCCGTTCTGCGTGTGCGCGAGCGCGGGCACGGTCAACACGGGCGCGATCGACCCGCTGGAGGCGATCGCCGATATCTGCCGCGCGGAGCGGCTCTGGTACCACGTCGACGGCGCGTACGGCGCCCCGGGCGTGCTCGATCCGTCGGCCGCCGGCCGGTACGCGGGCATGGCGCGGGCGGATTCGCTCGCGGTCGATCCGCACAAGTGGCTCTCGGTGCCGGTGGAGTGCGGCTGTGCCTTCGTCCGCGACGCGCGCCTGCTGCGCGAGACGTTCAGTCTGGTGCCGCCGTACCTGCAGACCGAGGAAGGCAAAGGCTTCGGCGGTCTGCCCTGGTACTCCGAGTACGGTTTCCAGCAGACGCGCGGATTTCGCGCGCTGAAGCTGTGGATGACGCTCGCGCACCTCGGTCGCCGCGGCGCGGCGATGCATGTCGCGCGCCACATCGCGCTTGCCCGGCGGCTCGGCGAGATGGTGAACGCCGCGCCGGACCTGGAGTTGATGGCACCGGTCACGCTGTCGATCGTCTGCTTCCGGTACGCGCCGGACGGCCGCCGGGGCGGCGACGGCGGGCTCGACGACCTCAACAAGGCGATCATGCAGGAGGTGCAGGCCGGCGGCGAGGCGTTCTTGACGAACGCCGTCCTGCGGGGCCGGTTTGCGCTCCGCGCCTGCATCCTCCACTACGCGACGACGGAGGCGGACCTCGCCGCGCTGGTCGACGTGGTGCGCCGGACCGGCCGCCGCCTCGCGCGGCCACGAAGATCGAGCCGACGCTGA